In the genome of Salinispirillum sp. LH 10-3-1, one region contains:
- a CDS encoding SDR family NAD(P)-dependent oxidoreductase, with the protein MTIVAGSKVLITGATSGIGAAYARALASRGCALWLTGRRMSVLEAFADELRRDHGVDVECEFVDLADEAQLDNLVQRAGADGQLAGLINNAGYADDGIFHLMTPQQHRAQMRVHIDATVMLTQAVLPALERTQGFLINVASLASWMPTPGSPLYGPTKGFVRLFTETMALTYHGTNISFQALCPGFVITDFHSRMGIDPDTFYHRRGPAKAFPAAWVVDRSLRDLGRQRVICSPGLHYRFLSWLIRYTPRPLLYRMLRLGMKSRYGEEGSTAP; encoded by the coding sequence ATGACCATCGTAGCAGGCTCAAAGGTTCTGATTACTGGTGCAACCAGTGGTATTGGTGCGGCTTATGCGCGAGCGCTTGCCTCGCGAGGCTGTGCGCTCTGGTTGACTGGGCGACGCATGAGCGTATTGGAAGCCTTTGCTGACGAGTTAAGGCGTGACCACGGTGTCGATGTTGAGTGTGAGTTTGTCGATTTAGCAGATGAGGCGCAGCTCGACAACTTAGTGCAACGTGCTGGGGCTGACGGTCAACTGGCGGGTTTGATCAACAATGCAGGGTACGCTGATGATGGTATTTTTCATTTGATGACGCCGCAACAGCATCGCGCGCAGATGCGGGTGCATATCGACGCAACGGTGATGCTGACACAAGCTGTTTTGCCAGCTTTGGAACGTACACAGGGTTTTTTGATCAATGTGGCTTCGTTGGCCTCTTGGATGCCAACACCGGGTAGTCCGCTGTATGGGCCGACCAAGGGGTTTGTGCGCTTATTCACTGAAACCATGGCCTTAACTTACCATGGTACTAACATCTCATTTCAAGCGCTTTGTCCAGGCTTTGTGATTACGGATTTTCACAGTCGTATGGGGATTGATCCGGACACTTTTTACCATCGTCGAGGCCCAGCAAAGGCGTTTCCTGCCGCATGGGTAGTTGATCGATCATTACGTGACCTAGGCCGTCAGAGAGTCATTTGCTCTCCGGGCTTACATTACCGGTTTCTCAGTTGGCTTATTCGCTACACGCCGCGGCCGCTGCTATACCGCATGTTACGCTTGGGGATGAAAAGTCGTTATGGTGAGGAGGGTAGCACAGCGCCTTAG
- a CDS encoding redoxin domain-containing protein: protein MRLQAPTLATDIVTQDIFGKPFKLSDLRGKRVMLSFFREAACPFCNFRIYEMTHQYKSWQKAGLEVVTVFTSPAEDVRKHVARHPRPFHMLSDPDLTLYEEYGVEHSASAMLRAFLFNLPEIFRGLRTGGYFSLKNNPHKKIVPADFLLNEKGEIVATWYGRDTSDHIPLKAIQAFISGTSVEAALSV from the coding sequence TTGCGCCTTCAAGCCCCTACCCTTGCGACCGACATAGTCACCCAAGATATTTTCGGCAAACCCTTTAAATTGTCCGATTTACGCGGCAAACGCGTCATGTTGTCGTTCTTTCGCGAAGCCGCTTGTCCTTTCTGCAACTTTCGTATTTATGAAATGACGCACCAGTATAAAAGCTGGCAGAAAGCGGGTCTGGAAGTGGTAACTGTGTTCACTTCACCCGCCGAAGATGTCCGTAAGCATGTTGCACGCCATCCTCGGCCCTTCCATATGCTGAGCGACCCTGATCTAACTCTGTATGAAGAGTACGGCGTAGAGCATTCTGCCAGCGCCATGCTACGTGCATTTCTGTTCAACCTGCCGGAAATATTTCGTGGGTTACGCACTGGCGGCTATTTCAGCCTTAAAAATAATCCACACAAGAAAATTGTACCGGCTGATTTCTTACTGAACGAGAAGGGTGAGATTGTGGCAACTTGGTATGGCCGTGATACCAGCGACCATATACCATTAAAGGCCATACAGGCATTTATTAGCGGAACCTCTGTCGAAGCCGCATTGAGCGTCTAA
- the hisI gene encoding phosphoribosyl-AMP cyclohydrolase, translated as MDFKTLEKQPLHTEVPLDELLAKVKWNEAGLIPAIAQQADTGEVLMLAWMNEQSLLETLDTLQVCYWSRSRQAYWRKGESSGHRQRLRAAFLDCDGDAILLKVEQSGPACHTNRPGCFYIALSDHAGKIVTEPQQ; from the coding sequence ATGGACTTCAAGACACTCGAGAAACAACCTTTGCACACCGAAGTCCCGTTGGACGAACTGTTGGCAAAGGTCAAATGGAATGAGGCTGGGCTCATCCCTGCTATTGCTCAGCAAGCTGACACCGGCGAAGTATTAATGTTAGCCTGGATGAACGAGCAATCCTTGCTTGAGACGCTAGACACCTTGCAGGTTTGTTACTGGAGTCGTTCTCGGCAAGCGTATTGGCGCAAGGGTGAAAGTTCCGGCCATCGCCAGCGTCTGCGCGCGGCCTTTCTTGACTGTGATGGCGACGCAATACTATTAAAAGTCGAACAGTCTGGCCCAGCCTGCCACACTAATCGGCCCGGCTGTTTTTACATCGCCCTATCTGACCATGCCGGTAAGATCGTCACAGAGCCTCAACAGTAG
- a CDS encoding peptidylprolyl isomerase, whose amino-acid sequence MIAQDKAVAIQYSVKDETGTQVDSSEGRGPLWYLHGHSNIIPGLENALAGLKEGDTFAAEIAPADAYGDHNDALVQRVPIAAFQGVEKIEVGMVFNAQTDGGPVQVEVTAVEEDVVVVDGNHPLAGKSLSFSGSVEVVRDATAEELQHGHVHEGDNADH is encoded by the coding sequence ATGATTGCACAAGACAAAGCCGTGGCCATTCAGTACTCGGTCAAAGACGAAACCGGTACACAAGTGGATTCCTCTGAGGGTCGCGGTCCTTTGTGGTATCTGCATGGCCATAGCAACATCATTCCTGGGTTGGAAAATGCGCTGGCTGGCCTGAAAGAAGGCGATACCTTTGCTGCAGAAATTGCCCCAGCGGACGCCTATGGCGACCACAATGATGCATTGGTTCAGCGTGTGCCGATCGCAGCTTTCCAAGGTGTAGAGAAAATTGAAGTTGGCATGGTGTTTAACGCGCAGACCGACGGTGGTCCTGTCCAGGTAGAGGTGACGGCCGTTGAAGAAGACGTCGTTGTAGTGGATGGTAACCATCCTCTGGCCGGTAAATCACTGTCTTTCTCTGGTTCTGTAGAAGTGGTACGTGATGCCACAGCAGAAGAACTTCAGCACGGCCATGTGCACGAAGGAGATAACGCAGATCACTAA
- a CDS encoding succinylglutamate desuccinylase/aspartoacylase family protein, whose translation MSQAVPARHGRNQSITVGGVEVRPGERKTIEVEGGKLYTHTPITLPIQVLCGRQNGPILFISAAIHGDEINGVEIIRRLLKVPALRRLKGTLLAVPVVNLHGFINHSRYLPDRRDLNRSFPGSHKGSLAGRLARLFMNEIVSQSTHGIDLHTGAINRYNLPQIRANLDDPETLELAKAFGAPVILNSALRDGSLREAANQQKIPILLYEAGEALRFDELSIRGGVEGIIRVMRSLGMLPASRKAAPPEPMMARSSAWVRAPQSGIFRAFVKEGARVTRDQTLLGVVSDPFGESEEEIWSPFSGIVIGQLKLPLVNEGDAVFHIAQFYRTDIAADRVESYQESLESDDYPYADNPLTDV comes from the coding sequence ATGTCACAAGCAGTACCGGCACGCCACGGACGAAATCAAAGCATCACTGTCGGCGGGGTAGAGGTTCGCCCCGGCGAGCGTAAAACGATAGAAGTTGAAGGCGGTAAACTCTATACCCACACCCCTATTACACTGCCGATACAAGTGTTGTGTGGGCGCCAGAATGGGCCAATTTTGTTCATCAGTGCCGCTATTCACGGTGACGAAATCAATGGCGTTGAGATCATTCGCCGCCTATTGAAAGTGCCTGCTTTGAGGCGCCTTAAAGGAACCTTGTTGGCTGTACCCGTAGTGAATTTACACGGCTTTATTAACCACAGTCGTTATTTGCCAGACCGACGTGACCTTAATCGCAGTTTTCCAGGATCACACAAGGGGTCTCTGGCGGGGCGTTTAGCGCGCCTCTTTATGAACGAAATTGTGAGCCAATCAACGCACGGCATTGATCTGCATACCGGCGCAATCAATCGCTATAACCTGCCGCAAATTCGCGCCAATCTGGATGACCCTGAAACGCTGGAATTGGCCAAGGCGTTCGGGGCCCCAGTAATTCTTAACTCAGCACTGCGCGATGGCTCTTTGCGTGAAGCCGCTAATCAGCAAAAAATCCCCATTCTGTTGTATGAAGCCGGTGAGGCCTTGCGCTTCGACGAGTTGTCTATTCGTGGCGGAGTGGAAGGTATTATTCGTGTGATGCGGTCGCTGGGTATGCTGCCAGCATCGCGTAAAGCAGCACCGCCAGAACCTATGATGGCACGCTCCAGCGCGTGGGTGAGAGCGCCACAGAGCGGAATCTTCCGGGCATTCGTTAAAGAGGGGGCACGGGTCACCAGAGATCAAACGCTACTGGGTGTTGTGTCAGACCCGTTCGGCGAGTCAGAGGAAGAAATCTGGTCGCCTTTTAGTGGTATCGTGATAGGACAGCTCAAGTTGCCGTTGGTAAATGAGGGCGATGCTGTGTTCCATATCGCGCAGTTCTATCGCACGGACATTGCGGCCGACCGCGTTGAGAGCTATCAAGAGAGCCTAGAGTCCGATGATTATCCTTATGCCGACAACCCGCTCACGGATGTCTAA
- the rimK gene encoding 30S ribosomal protein S6--L-glutamate ligase, whose product MKIGILSRNAKLYSTRRLVEAAEKRGHEVRVIDALRCYMNITSHNPEIHYKGEKLDGFDAVIPRIGASITFYGTAVLRQFEMMSVYPLNESVAISRSRDKLRSLQLLSRRGIGLPVTSFAHSPDDIEDLLSIVGGAPAVIKLLEGTQGVGVVLAETNQAAESVIQAFMGLKQHILVQEFIKEAKGADIRAFVVGGKVVAAMKRQAKEGEFRSNLHRGGTAALCRITPEERATAIRAAKVMGLNVCGVDLLRSNHGSVVMEVNSSPGLEGIEKASGKDVADLIIDFIEKNAKPNRTQTKGSG is encoded by the coding sequence ATGAAGATCGGTATTCTATCGCGTAACGCTAAACTTTACTCCACACGTCGCTTGGTTGAAGCAGCTGAGAAACGAGGGCACGAGGTACGCGTGATCGATGCGTTACGTTGCTATATGAATATCACGTCGCACAACCCGGAGATTCATTACAAGGGTGAGAAACTGGATGGTTTTGATGCGGTTATTCCGCGCATCGGGGCATCCATTACCTTCTACGGTACCGCCGTATTACGGCAGTTCGAAATGATGAGCGTCTACCCGCTGAATGAATCGGTCGCGATATCACGTTCACGTGACAAGCTGCGCAGTTTGCAGCTGTTGTCGCGCCGTGGGATTGGCTTGCCGGTCACCAGCTTTGCGCACTCCCCTGATGATATCGAAGATTTATTGAGTATTGTCGGCGGCGCTCCTGCGGTCATCAAGTTGTTGGAAGGCACCCAGGGTGTGGGTGTGGTGTTGGCTGAGACTAACCAAGCTGCAGAAAGTGTTATTCAAGCTTTTATGGGGCTGAAACAGCACATTTTGGTGCAAGAATTTATCAAAGAAGCCAAGGGTGCGGATATTCGTGCTTTTGTGGTGGGTGGTAAAGTCGTCGCAGCGATGAAACGGCAAGCGAAAGAAGGCGAGTTCCGCTCTAATCTGCACCGCGGCGGTACGGCTGCGCTGTGTCGTATTACACCAGAAGAGCGCGCGACGGCGATTCGTGCGGCTAAGGTAATGGGGTTGAACGTCTGTGGTGTCGATCTATTGCGCTCCAATCATGGTTCGGTCGTCATGGAAGTAAACTCGTCGCCCGGGCTAGAGGGCATTGAAAAAGCCTCTGGCAAAGACGTGGCCGACCTTATAATTGACTTCATCGAGAAGAATGCGAAGCCGAACCGCACGCAGACTAAGGGTAGCGGCTAG
- a CDS encoding ATP-dependent zinc protease encodes MVDKPMKQEYERMMVGWREWVSLPDLGVEALKCKVDTGARTSALHAFSVEPFMRGGQEWVRFGVHPHQHDVETEIWCEAPVIDRREVTDSGGNTTERYFIKTDVVVGAARYAIELSLTSRDTMMFRMLLGREALRGRFYVDSESSYLQVIEPQSTTTATLGASE; translated from the coding sequence ATGGTTGATAAACCAATGAAACAGGAATACGAACGCATGATGGTAGGCTGGAGGGAGTGGGTCAGTCTGCCGGACCTTGGCGTTGAGGCCTTAAAATGCAAGGTAGATACGGGCGCAAGAACGTCAGCATTGCATGCATTTTCTGTTGAGCCATTCATGCGCGGCGGCCAAGAATGGGTTCGATTTGGCGTGCACCCGCATCAGCATGATGTGGAGACAGAGATCTGGTGCGAAGCTCCGGTTATTGACCGTCGTGAAGTGACCGACTCCGGAGGCAACACCACAGAACGTTATTTTATAAAAACCGACGTCGTCGTCGGTGCAGCGCGTTACGCTATAGAACTTTCGCTGACCAGTCGGGATACCATGATGTTTCGTATGCTCTTAGGCCGTGAGGCGTTACGTGGACGCTTTTATGTCGATTCTGAATCATCCTATCTGCAAGTAATAGAACCACAATCCACGACGACCGCCACATTGGGAGCTTCTGAATGA
- a CDS encoding efflux RND transporter permease subunit, which translates to MRSNGVVYPVTGFGWGGVVPFSMDLEVEDDRVQADARFIEGTSPEAIEAFVGEMKRSLEATDEHFSVEHGAPVVQDLYYEYDLDARYVFFMARLPLRDDRAFSNSEFLAYWEADVARPQTLERLRINSESGGGASSSQLNLRLVGDNPDNLVAATQVLKRALEQRGDLRNIDDSLPDSNRQLILTLTPQARALGVSEQDLASQVAMAMDGVVVQSFTQFGQQVDLRLRLDSATRQRLDVVDWMMIRLPGGQQLPLRELASFREREELSAIYQVNGQQSVTVTADPISDDISAQTLQADIQANIMPNILAQYGLSARYETGQDAADLLDNLVFAGWVAAALIYLILAWMFQSYSWPIAVMLSIPLGMTGAIAGHWIMGLDLTFLSIFGLFGLAGIVINGSIVLIVRYREMLVEGYDRHEAIVEACCQRFRPVVLTTMTTVAGLVPILFESSVQAQLVRSMATSLAFGLAYGSVLVLIVVPCFLIMYKVPHHGVTDCIGGCCGTPQPTTDG; encoded by the coding sequence GTGCGCAGCAATGGCGTTGTTTATCCTGTCACTGGGTTTGGTTGGGGTGGCGTGGTGCCCTTCTCGATGGACCTAGAGGTTGAGGATGATCGGGTGCAGGCCGATGCTCGTTTTATTGAAGGCACCAGCCCTGAGGCTATCGAGGCCTTTGTGGGGGAGATGAAACGCAGCCTTGAAGCAACAGATGAACACTTCAGTGTCGAACACGGCGCGCCAGTGGTGCAAGACTTGTATTACGAGTATGACCTCGATGCACGCTACGTGTTTTTCATGGCGAGGCTGCCTTTACGTGATGACCGTGCGTTCTCCAATAGCGAATTTTTGGCCTATTGGGAAGCGGATGTCGCCCGTCCACAAACGTTGGAGCGTCTGCGCATCAACAGCGAAAGCGGTGGCGGTGCGTCATCCAGCCAGCTTAATTTGCGCTTGGTCGGCGACAACCCAGATAACCTGGTTGCCGCTACTCAAGTGCTGAAGCGGGCGTTAGAGCAACGTGGTGACTTGCGCAATATCGATGACAGCCTGCCAGACAGTAATCGCCAGCTGATTTTGACTTTGACTCCTCAGGCGCGCGCGCTGGGTGTTTCTGAGCAGGACCTCGCCAGTCAGGTGGCTATGGCGATGGACGGGGTGGTCGTACAGTCCTTTACTCAATTTGGGCAGCAGGTTGATTTGCGTCTTCGCTTAGACAGCGCTACCCGTCAACGGCTAGACGTTGTCGACTGGATGATGATTCGTTTGCCGGGTGGTCAGCAGTTACCTTTACGCGAACTGGCCTCGTTTCGTGAGCGTGAAGAGCTGAGTGCGATCTATCAGGTTAACGGCCAGCAATCAGTAACGGTAACAGCCGATCCCATCAGTGATGATATCAGTGCGCAAACTCTGCAGGCCGATATTCAGGCCAATATCATGCCGAACATACTGGCCCAATATGGGTTGTCGGCACGTTATGAGACGGGTCAAGATGCTGCTGATTTGTTGGATAATTTGGTGTTCGCTGGCTGGGTTGCGGCGGCATTAATTTACTTGATTCTCGCTTGGATGTTCCAATCTTACAGTTGGCCGATTGCGGTCATGCTGTCTATACCATTGGGCATGACGGGTGCAATAGCAGGCCATTGGATCATGGGTCTTGACCTCACTTTCTTATCCATTTTTGGGTTGTTTGGTCTGGCGGGAATCGTGATCAATGGCTCTATCGTACTGATTGTTCGATATCGTGAGATGCTGGTGGAAGGCTATGACCGCCACGAAGCCATCGTCGAAGCCTGTTGCCAGCGGTTCCGGCCCGTCGTCTTGACGACCATGACCACGGTAGCCGGTCTGGTACCCATCCTGTTTGAAAGTTCTGTACAGGCCCAGTTAGTGCGCAGCATGGCGACGTCGCTGGCGTTTGGTCTGGCTTATGGGTCGGTACTGGTCTTGATAGTGGTGCCTTGTTTTCTGATTATGTACAAAGTGCCGCATCACGGAGTCACCGATTGTATCGGTGGCTGTTGCGGCACCCCTCAGCCAACCACTGATGGTTAA
- a CDS encoding efflux RND transporter permease subunit, whose amino-acid sequence MPVSTNRVLGDVADVRDGSQNPSLRMYFEDQPAVMLQLSRSSRMDSLETAEIYRTWYAEVASTLPDSIGVHVFYDTSEFVIDNINLLVSNGIFGLIFVLLTLFVFLNIRVAFWTAMGIPVAIMGTMALLYFTGGSLNFFSIFALLMALGIIVDDAIVVGEETQSLIEQGSDHHDAAGVATHMFPPILASSLTTIAAFSPLLFLPACLVSCCGRFLWSSLRSSLPH is encoded by the coding sequence TTGCCGGTCAGTACTAATCGAGTCTTAGGTGACGTTGCAGACGTCCGCGACGGCAGTCAGAATCCCTCTCTGCGCATGTATTTCGAAGACCAACCAGCGGTGATGCTGCAACTATCTCGATCATCGCGCATGGACTCGTTGGAGACTGCGGAGATTTATCGTACCTGGTACGCCGAAGTAGCCTCAACGCTGCCGGACAGCATTGGCGTGCATGTGTTCTACGATACTTCAGAGTTCGTCATCGACAATATCAACTTGCTCGTCAGTAACGGTATTTTCGGCTTGATCTTCGTTTTGCTGACGCTGTTTGTATTTCTGAATATTCGTGTGGCCTTCTGGACGGCCATGGGCATACCAGTGGCGATCATGGGCACCATGGCGTTGTTGTATTTCACCGGCGGCAGTTTGAACTTTTTTTCTATCTTCGCTCTTTTGATGGCACTGGGTATCATCGTCGACGATGCCATTGTGGTCGGAGAAGAAACTCAGTCGCTCATTGAGCAGGGCTCAGATCATCATGATGCGGCGGGCGTTGCGACCCATATGTTCCCGCCCATACTGGCATCATCGTTGACCACCATTGCTGCGTTCTCACCACTGCTCTTTTTGCCTGCATGTTTGGTGAGTTGTTGCGGCCGATTCCTGTGGTCATCATTGCGGTCATCGTTGCCTCATTGA
- a CDS encoding efflux RND transporter permease subunit yields the protein MSSSDSNTTQYRQPAAPAKLLSYFARHRVAANLMMLFIILLGVLGMSRLNTQIFPDVTPGAAGVIVSWPAAGAEAVLDRVTVPLEKAILELDAVDRITSNSRDGSAGINVYFRAGADFDRAVSDLRKAVDSVVLPSGSQEPTVREYSFSEPVIFLMLTYDGVLEDLRPLVYDIERNLKQRGIPEIQVWGLEQPELNIEITPEVLARHGWSLDSLARELRAINDRYAAGTAGEQSTGASCYR from the coding sequence ATGTCGTCTTCTGACTCTAATACGACACAATATCGCCAGCCGGCTGCTCCGGCTAAGCTGCTGTCATATTTTGCGCGTCACCGTGTCGCCGCTAACCTGATGATGTTGTTCATCATACTGCTCGGCGTGTTGGGGATGTCGCGCCTCAATACACAGATTTTTCCGGATGTTACGCCAGGTGCTGCGGGGGTTATAGTCAGTTGGCCTGCTGCAGGAGCGGAAGCGGTATTGGACCGCGTAACCGTGCCGCTGGAAAAAGCTATTTTGGAACTGGACGCGGTGGACCGGATTACGTCCAACAGCCGCGACGGCAGTGCTGGGATCAACGTCTATTTTCGCGCCGGGGCAGATTTTGATCGGGCTGTATCGGATTTGCGTAAGGCAGTAGACAGTGTTGTGCTGCCGTCCGGAAGTCAAGAGCCTACCGTGCGCGAATACAGCTTTTCAGAGCCAGTGATCTTCTTAATGCTGACTTACGATGGCGTACTGGAAGATTTGCGGCCATTGGTGTACGACATTGAGCGAAATCTCAAGCAGCGCGGTATACCAGAGATTCAGGTTTGGGGGCTTGAGCAGCCTGAGCTCAACATTGAGATCACTCCTGAAGTGCTGGCCCGCCATGGCTGGTCACTGGATAGCCTGGCGCGTGAGTTAAGGGCTATTAACGATCGCTACGCCGCCGGAACGGCTGGCGAACAAAGCACCGGCGCATCTTGTTACCGGTGA
- a CDS encoding biotin/lipoyl-binding protein, with amino-acid sequence MKRRLIRIGVALLLPLSAIIVTVLLVGNNNGVAPEEEVERLLQVVVLPVSSGAHAPRAEWTGRVVARQRVELTAPVAADVQRVLVNEGGWVAAGDPLIELDTQSPRWDLAQIEADLRDFDASILMARNQHAADRDMLEYDADVVAQAETVLAREMGLLQRGITTEAAVEQARMNLTQARQALRQRQLAIDNHSASLASLEAQRTRLNIALARQQDLLARAAPKAPFAARVGHVNAVEGQLIQAGQPLVSLYSPDSLAWRVILPNGVPDSLQAAIGGELRPIVQSSDTIAEGEVGRYAWFSLPPHTQWAPGETRSAKVYWPAIEGTMLIPTSALYSGNRVFLVNEEQRLSSVVVTVLGVNDSSGEEQWLVDAHGLPADGRILVSRLANIIPGMRVEVTQTLPVPGGEANVVF; translated from the coding sequence ATGAAGCGTCGTCTCATACGCATCGGCGTAGCCTTGTTGCTACCGCTGAGCGCTATCATTGTCACCGTGCTGTTAGTGGGTAATAACAACGGTGTTGCGCCTGAAGAAGAGGTTGAGCGCTTATTGCAGGTCGTTGTTTTGCCCGTATCGTCGGGTGCTCATGCGCCGCGCGCTGAATGGACTGGCCGAGTAGTGGCCCGACAGAGGGTTGAGCTGACCGCTCCAGTTGCTGCAGATGTACAGCGGGTATTGGTTAACGAGGGTGGTTGGGTTGCTGCGGGTGACCCACTGATAGAGCTCGATACGCAGTCGCCACGTTGGGATTTGGCGCAAATTGAAGCGGACCTACGAGACTTCGATGCCAGTATTCTTATGGCACGTAATCAGCACGCCGCAGATAGAGACATGCTTGAATATGACGCTGATGTTGTGGCGCAGGCCGAAACCGTATTGGCCCGTGAAATGGGGTTGTTGCAACGTGGGATAACCACCGAGGCAGCGGTAGAGCAGGCGAGAATGAATCTTACACAGGCGCGGCAAGCGTTGCGCCAACGACAGCTCGCCATAGACAATCACTCGGCATCACTGGCTTCGCTTGAAGCGCAGCGCACGAGACTCAACATTGCCTTGGCCCGTCAGCAAGATCTTCTGGCCAGAGCGGCACCTAAGGCACCTTTTGCCGCTCGAGTCGGTCATGTGAATGCGGTAGAAGGGCAGCTCATTCAAGCTGGTCAGCCCTTGGTTTCTTTATATTCACCCGACAGCCTAGCGTGGCGAGTCATTTTGCCTAATGGGGTGCCGGACTCGCTGCAGGCTGCCATCGGCGGCGAATTGAGACCCATTGTGCAGTCTTCAGATACGATTGCTGAAGGAGAGGTTGGGCGCTACGCGTGGTTCTCTCTGCCGCCGCACACGCAATGGGCACCGGGAGAAACCCGCAGCGCCAAGGTGTACTGGCCTGCCATTGAAGGCACGATGCTGATTCCGACATCGGCGCTTTATTCTGGAAATCGTGTTTTTCTTGTCAACGAAGAGCAGCGTTTGTCATCCGTCGTGGTCACCGTGTTAGGGGTGAATGACAGCAGCGGCGAAGAGCAGTGGCTTGTAGATGCACATGGGCTACCCGCTGATGGCAGGATTTTGGTATCGCGTTTAGCTAATATCATCCCAGGCATGCGGGTTGAGGTTACTCAGACATTGCCGGTTCCGGGAGGCGAAGCCAATGTCGTCTTCTGA
- a CDS encoding serine/threonine protein kinase yields MSEHHPYGRLTPDTVLDAVESQGFLSDARIAPLNSYENRVYQVGIEDGEPVIAKFYRPQRWTADQIIEEHNFSLELSALDIPVVAPLSNAQGDTLFEHEGFMFALYPRRGGRAPDLENDDDLEVLGRLMGRMHAVGEQTTFQHRPELTVASFGEESIEFLLSGEMIPSAVRASYEAVARPLLERVRERMNAVDYSKLRLHGDCHPGNILWRNEAAHFVDLDDARNGPAIQDLWMLLAGDRQQQTGSLGAIMDGYGQFRDFDFSELALIEPLRALRSLHYALGWHDVGRTPAFLCTSHGLALSAIGVNIFRCYVNNCRRKMSQYCGYGSALLRH; encoded by the coding sequence ATGTCCGAACATCACCCTTATGGCCGTTTGACACCAGATACCGTGTTGGATGCGGTGGAGTCGCAGGGGTTTCTCAGTGACGCACGTATTGCTCCCCTAAACAGCTATGAGAACCGCGTGTACCAAGTTGGGATCGAGGATGGCGAGCCGGTCATTGCCAAGTTCTACCGTCCGCAACGCTGGACGGCAGACCAAATTATCGAAGAGCACAACTTTTCCTTGGAATTGTCGGCGCTCGATATTCCGGTCGTAGCGCCTTTGAGCAATGCACAGGGCGACACGCTGTTTGAGCACGAAGGCTTTATGTTCGCCTTGTATCCACGACGTGGTGGACGAGCGCCGGACTTGGAAAATGACGACGACCTAGAGGTTTTAGGTCGCTTAATGGGGCGCATGCATGCGGTGGGTGAACAGACAACTTTCCAGCATCGTCCTGAATTAACGGTAGCATCATTTGGCGAGGAAAGTATTGAGTTCTTGCTCTCCGGCGAGATGATTCCGAGTGCTGTGCGCGCATCCTACGAAGCCGTAGCTCGTCCGCTGTTGGAACGGGTACGCGAGCGCATGAATGCCGTGGACTACAGCAAGTTGCGTCTGCACGGCGATTGTCACCCGGGCAACATCCTTTGGCGCAACGAAGCCGCGCACTTTGTTGATCTTGACGATGCACGTAATGGCCCGGCGATACAGGATTTATGGATGCTACTGGCGGGTGATCGGCAGCAACAGACCGGTAGTCTGGGCGCCATCATGGATGGCTATGGCCAGTTCCGAGATTTTGATTTCAGCGAATTGGCACTGATTGAGCCTTTACGCGCTTTGCGCAGCCTGCACTACGCGCTTGGCTGGCACGACGTTGGCAGGACCCCAGCTTTCCTATGCACTTCCCATGGTTTGGCACTGAGCGCTATTGGGGTGAACATATTCAGGTGTTACGTGAACAACTGCAGGCGCAAGATGAGCCAGTATTGCGGCTATGGTAGCGCGTTGCTGCGTCATTAA